Within the Mycteria americana isolate JAX WOST 10 ecotype Jacksonville Zoo and Gardens chromosome 23, USCA_MyAme_1.0, whole genome shotgun sequence genome, the region AGGGGGGAGACCCAGGAGAGTCCTGGCTTCCCAGCCACCTGGAATACAAAATTCTTAGCAGCACCGAGCCTGCTGCATCCTCTCAAACCTGCTTTAAATACAGCAAACCCTCCTCCCCGCTTCGGCGGGATGGATCCAGGCTGCGCCTTTTAGCGGGGTTAGTGCCATCGGTGGCCGAGCGGATCCCGTTGCGGGGGGGTTAGGAAGCGGTAGGGAATGCGAAAGAGGCTCCTGAGCTCTTTACTTACGGCTGAGGCAATGGGGACCCCCGTTTCGGGGCTGCGATGGCAGGGGCTCCATGGGGATCTTAATGACTGAGGGAGGTGGGAACTGGGGAAGAAAGTGGGGAAATTCGGTGAAGGCAGCGCCTGGGTGGGCTCCGAGACCACCCGGAGCACCCAAAGGGACCCAAAACCTCCAGAGGTGGAtgcaggaggaggcggcggctTTGCCTTCCGCTTCCCAAATAAACTCTCAGCACCTTCTGCCCGGGAAAGGGTCTGCCGCAGGGAGCTGCATGGGTTAATGATGCTTTGCCACCGTACGACAGGTGCCGTACCCTCAGCCATGGGATTTTGGCTCTTTTCCCTAAGGATTTCATTTTTGCCACAATTCTCCAGCTTTCGGGACACTTTGAGCATCCCCTGGAGCCTCCGGCCAGCCCCTAAGCATCACTTAAAGCCCCTCAATCAACCGGTCCTATATACACAGTGAAACCCCTCCATGAATTCATCCCAAACCCGGCCTGGGGGTTTCGGTGGGACCTGTCCCTTCCCAGCCAGTCTGGGATGCCCCCGCCGTCCatgggagcccccccccccaccccgcacccaCCTCCTCATCGCTGCTGCTATCTgctttgttgccttttttcttcttcttcttgtcatcctccttcttcttctccttctcggGGATGATGTTGTCAATCCAGGCCAGGTCGTGTTGGGAGAAGACGAAATCCAGCAGCCGCCTCACCAGGATCAGGGCTAAAATCTAGGAGGGGAGAGACGCGAGAGCGGGATCTACAAGAGCGTCTCTCATCCCAAGACCTGGGGACCACCACAGGACCAAGCCAAAATTTCcttaaatctcaaaaaaatcttCTAAAGGAGGCTGCAATAGCAGCCCAGGGGATGGCCTTACCATGACGGGGAAGATGATAGCGGCCACAGTGGATTTGAGGATCCAGAGGACGGCCAGGCAGACGATCTGCACCAGCGTGAAGAGGTGGATGCGGCGCAGCGGCACGTGCCGGAGGAAGACGTAGTCGGGTTGGTGCTTGGCCGGCATGAGGAAGAGCTTGCAGCGGTCCCAAAACTGCGGTGGGACGAAGGCTGGTGTTGCCCCTTGGCCCCACTCCCCAGGTTGCCCAGATAAACCCTCTTTTAGTCCCCAAAATGGGGAATTTGGGGCTTTTGGATGTTTCTCAGAGGGTTTTGGATATCTGCTGTCCCACGCAGCTGGAAATGTTGGATGCATGCAAATTTTGGGGTGAAAATCCCCCTTTTTGCCCTGGCATAAGACCCCTTCATGGCCATTaagaaggatgaggaggaggaggaggagcgctTACCTGGATGCCGTTCAGCGATGCAACGCCCATGTACAGAAAGACGCCGTAGAGCACCGGCATGGGGATGTACTAAGGACATGGAAAAAACACGGCGCTTACCCCAAGGAAGGCGGCAGCTCTTTCCCGGGGACGGGGACCAAGGCTGGGGGCCATGGAGGGGGGGAAATCCAGCTTTTTCTTCCCAGGTCCCCAAATAtctgcagggagggagcggggatggAGGAACGGGAATGTTTTACCTTCAGGATAGGGGCCAGGAAGACAGAAATCCCCGTCAGCACAAAGACGATGATGCCCGTCACTCTCTGCTCCCTGGAACGGCGAGAGAAGCAGGATGAGGCCGTGCCGGCTGCTGCGTCTGGATTCCCCACCCCGAGGAAGAGCGCGGCCGAGCCTTCCTCACCTGACACCCAGGAATTGGGGCTGCTCCCCCGGGGCGCTGGTCTCCGTCTCCATCTTCAAGCTGTCGATGTGGGCGATGGAGATGACGGTGGCTGCCACGTACCAGGGCAGCCCCATGAAGGAGCAGACGGCCATGAGGATGCCCACCCAGAACAGGTCCAGGTGGTAGCCCGCTGCTTTCTGCAACACAGCACCCAGGAGGGTCGGGGGGGGGCAACACGGCTCGTGAAGCTGTTCCTATATTTGCCCCAGGGCCCGGCAAGGCGAGGTTTCTCCCGGGACGCACCCTGCTGCAACCCCCCGATGCACCCCTGAAGCACCCCGCACCGCCGTGGTGCACCCTGCGTCGCCCTGAAGCACCCTGCATCGCCTTCACGCATCCCACACGGCTACGGTGCGCCCCGCATCGCCACGGTGCACCCCGCATCGCCCTGCTACACCCCTCGTTGCTGCGGTGCACCCCACATCGCACCGATGCACCTCACGTTGCCATAGTGCACCCTGCATCGCCATGGGGCACCCCGTATCACCCTGATGCACCCCGCATCGCCCTGGTGCGCCCCACATCATCCTGAAGCACCCTGCATCACCCTCCTGCACCCCACTTTGCCGTGATATACCCCGCATCACCCCGCATCACCCCCGTGCACCCCACATTGCCACAGTGTACCCTGCATCACCCCACATCATCCTGAAGCACCCCGCATCACCCTCATGCGCCCCACTTTGCTGAGATATACCCTGCATCACCCCACTTCATCCTGAAGCACCCCGCATCACCCCCGTGCACCCCACTTTGCCATGGTACACCCTGCATCCCCCACGGTCCACCCTGCATCGCCCATCATTGCTGCAGTGCACCCCACATTGCGCTGATGCACCCCACGTTGCCATAGTGCACCCTGCTTTGCCGTggtgcaccctgcacccccctgaAGCACCCCGCATCCCCCCGATGCACCCCGCATTGCTCTCATACACACTGCATCACCCTGATGCACCCCACATGGCCACgctgcaccccacatcccccccactGCACCCTGCATCACCTTCCTGCACCCTCCACTGCTGCAGGGCACCCAACATCACCCCGCTACCTACAGCATCGGGTGAATTTAACACCCCGGAGGCTCTGTCACCCCAAAAATACAGCTTGCAAAGGAAAGGGCGAGCCCCTGCTTTGCACAGCGTGCCAAGCTGGGGCAAACCCCCCCGTGCCTTGCAGCAGCACCCGATCCGCACCCCGAAAGCGGGTGCTCGCAGGGATGCAGGCGGTACCCGAGGCGATGCTGTGCCCCTGAGCGGGGGACGGGTCTGGGCTCACCCGCAGCTTGTGCTCCTTCCTGTTGACGATGACGGCCGTGATCTGCTGGTCCATGAAGATGAGGATGGTGACgaggagggcgggcagggcgctGGCCAGGTAAACCCACCACGGGTTCTTCCCGAAGGGAAACACGAACCACCCTCGGTCCACACGGGTGGGCTGGGCGGGAAGAGAGAGGGTTTGGACACCGCGGCCAAGCCTGGGCACGGGtcagagagggggaaaaacccaaGCGCTGACATTTTGGGAAGCCCCGCATCGCCCCTGAACCCCATTTCCTCCAAACATCATCCTATCCCATATCCATCCCTGAATCCCACCACCACGCATCGGTACCCAAACCACCCCCAGCATCCACACGCCTCCACCCCAGATTTTCCCCGGATGCTCACTGGGACTCCCCACGCCACCGACAGCAATACCCTGGATAGGGGGAAGGCAAATTTTTGGCAACGCTTCCAGAAaggcattttattgctttttttttaccttaaaatcAGTAGGCACTTGGAGCTTTGGGGTGTTGAGTCCGAAAAGCACATCCAGCCCCACAAACATTAGTATGGACATAAAGATAGAGAAATCGCTAATAAGTTTACGCAGCTGCCGGgagtgagaaaagagaaaaggggggaaaaaaaacaacaaaaaaaggaaggaaaaaaggtcaCAGAATTAGAATATTGCCCCAGAAAAGACAAAGTAGCTTTTAAGAAGGTGCCCGGACACCGCAGGAGCTGCGATTTCCCCTGAAAACCGgtgaggagctggaaggagagcaCGGGCGGAGAAGTGAGGGGTCCCTCCCGGTGCAGCCGAACCTTGATGATACTGGGGATATGGAGCTTAGGGGTGTCCAGTCCGAAACAGGCATCCACTCCGCAGAAGAGGAGGATGGAGAAGACATTGGAAAAATCAGCAATGAAAGCCCTGACCTGGAGGCAAGATGGGGAAACGGGGGTGGAAAGGGTAATTAATGGGATGGAGAGGCTAATGAACGGGATGGAGAGGCTAATGAACGGGATGGAGAGGCTCATGAACGGGATGGAGAGGCTAATGAACGGGATGGAGAGGCTCATGAACGGGATGGAGAGGCTCATGAACGGGATGGAGAGGCTCATGAACGGGATGGAGAGGCTAATGAACGGGATGGAGAGGTTTGCTCCTGCTTCGGCATCCTTCCCCGGGGctttccagctctgctcaccCACGGGCATAACccacaaaatgcagattttttttcccctttgcatcGCAAGGTGATGGGTTATTCAGCGTGCAAGAGCCAAATCAGCAGCTAAAAGCTGGGGGAGGAGTCTCCTAATTGCTAGAAATAGCAATTTCCAACATCTCCTAGAAATATAGATTTATTTTGCTGGAGCTCTTTACATCCAGCAGAGACCGACAGCTCCCGATTTTCCTACGTTTTGGAAAAGGGGAGGGTAAAACCCGGCGCTTTCCTTACCTTGGTGGGGAAATAGCggctgaatttgaattttttcaGGGTCAGAGTCATGGAGTAGGTCCCGAAGAAGAGGATGAAGGACATAAGGGCCAGGTCGGGCACGAATTTACAGGATTTCCCCACTAAGCTGCCGCCGTATTTGAGACACTCCTTCTTACTCAGCTGAGTCCAGTCCAGAGCTGTTAGGTTAATAGCATTGTACTGGGGAGAAACCCccccagaaaagcaaaattagcaTTGTAAGGAATTGCAGCACCCAAGGAAAAGGGTATTTCCCggccaaaaaagcaaaaatagcattttaagtaATTGCAGCATGCAAGGAAAGGGGTATTACCCAGCCAAAAggcaaaattagtattttaagcAATTGCAGTGTGCAAGGAAAGGGGTATTTCCCggccaaaaaaagcaaaattagcaGTTTAAGTAATTGCAGCGTGCGAGGAAAGGGGTAtttcccagggctgctgctgccgagAGCCCCATAACCATGGGAAAACCCTGGAGCTGCTATTAATTTGGGCAAAAAAGTGGGGATTTGGTGGCGCCGAGCCCAACCGTGAACCCAAACCAATGCAAATCCCGCGTTTCCCTCGCTCCGAGCTGGTGCCCATCGCTCCCCCGATGCGAAAGTCCCTGGGATTTGCCCTCCCTTGTCCCAAATTTCTCATCGGGATGAGCAAAGCCGCTTACCAGAGAAACGTTAGTGGTGTTTGGTGCCACTGGAGCTGAAGCATCGAACAAGGTCGCGTTGGCTGCGGGAAAGGAGTTTGTTATTGAGGTTTTTGGCTAATATCGAGGTTTCTGTATTAAAAGCAGCCAGGCTTCACCCAGAGAGGCACAGCTCAGCCCGGCCGGCGTAAAAGCAAACGCGGGGTCGAGCACGTCCTCCAAGAGCCATGTGGGGATCGGCATCCCGAGGGCGGACCAGGATTTGGGGAGAAAACCACCCATTTCTAACCCCGCAGTGACTTCTCCCTGATTAATCCCATGCGCTGGCAGAGAACACGGCTTCTCCTTCGGCAGCTTCTCCCTCCGGGGCTGGTGAGTGCCAGGGGGGAGGTATTTTTAGGAGCTTCCCAACTCCTAAAATTTTTAGGAGCTTCCCAGGGAAGCTGCCGGCCGTGGGGTCGAGCATCCCAACACCTGCGTCTTAAAACCACGGGGTAGAAGACTGAAAAAGCAGCCTGTTACTTTTGGAGAGGCGGctctaggtgacctttaaaggtcccttccagcccaaaccattctatgattctatgattctatgcccaaattgcttttttatttgtttttttgtttgtttggggtttttttcttttttttttttttaatattttagggGTGTTTTGGTGTCtcacagcaaaaaacccccatcctTTCTAGCCCCTGGCACCTTCTCCTCCAGTGCAAAAAGCAGCTCTGCTCGGCTCTTCGGGCGACGCAGCTCCGCGGCTTCAGGAGCACCCACGTTCTTTATGGGTGCCCCTAAGCAGGGTCCAGGACCGCTCTGCCCCCCCTCTTCCCTCCGGTCCATCCTCTTCCTGCGCCAAGCGGGAATTTCAGCTGCCCCAACCTGCCGCCTCCGTCCCCGGCACCGAGGATTAATGAAGGAGAAGCGATTGCTGGGTCAGAAGCAGAGACCCGGGGGCTGCCGAAAGCGGGCTCCAGGAAACGGCGCTGGCAAACCCAGCATTAAaaacatcatcattattattattttttcctccataacCTTCTATTTTTCCAGAAACCGGCCTTATTTGTGATTTCTACAACTTAAAGGGTAGCATACCACCGGTGGCATTTTAAGAGAGGACCCCGAAGGGCTCTACATAAACCCTTTCATCAGaccagaaagaaaagtaaaatacatggaaaaaaataacaacaaaacccccacaggGGAAGAGTATCAAatgttaaaatagttttaatatttAGAAGGCGATACTCACTTGAGATTGAAATCAGCCCAAATTGATGTGTGCAGCAGAGACAAATATGGTACAAATcagttataataataaaaaatcagaactaataaaaaaaaggaaaaaaaaaaaaaggatgtaggGGGGAATAAACATAATTTCTCAATATCTAGAGGAATGGAAAATCCAATGTGGCCACCGCTGCCTTGGGTGCCCGGGGCAGCGAGGGCGAGGAATGGGGCTGGGTTGCAAAGAGGCTTAAGGTTTTTGGGGTGCAAATGCCTCTCAGCCGCCCGGGGTTTGCTTGGGACGGGGGCTTGGCAAAGGGGGAGACCTCCCCGGAGGCTAAAGGCTTCGCCTTCCTCCTGCATTAAGCCGTGgtggcgggcgctgccgggcagATGCCGGCACACGCGGGTGGGTGCGGGTAGTCACGGTCCCGTTCGGGATATTTCAGCCCCCCGGGGACTGCGTCGGCCGTCAGGCTTCGCTTTCCTGCAGGTCAAATTTGGGAGGGTTTTGGTTTGGAAAGGATTGCGTCATCTGCAGGTGCTCCCCACCGCACGCAGGGCTTTCAAAATCCAACGGGATTGGGTCACTCAGCAGGTGGTTGATAAACAGAAattgaggaaaaatacaaaattataccCGATAAATGTTATTTCCGTCGTGGCAGGTGAGAGCTCTTCTTGCAATGACAGATCTATTAGGAACACGTCGCATGGCAGTCTTGGATGCTTGTATTTCTGGGGAGAGCTTCGCCATCACACCTCTCTGCCTCCTCTATCCGCAGCTGATACTCCCCAAAATTGTTAGCATTtagactttttaaataaattcagctCATCTGAGAGCAGGCGGTCGCTGCCATTAGCCCAAACTGAAGATCTCTGCTCCCTTCCAGGTGGCCGCGGGAGCATTTGAGCTGCACGATTCAGACTGGGAATCATCAGGTACGTCTATCCAAGAGCAAAACCAGCGGAGCCATCAAAAGACCGTCTGCTCAGAGCCCGATGGCCTCTCCTTTTTGAAAAGGagtaagaaagaggagaaaaaacagtcCAAGGAGGTTTCCACACTGAACCAGGACATCCCGGGGTGTCCCAGAGACTGGAGAGGACAAAACCCCTCTGGTGTATTTTTTGGAGAATAAGTTTCCATCGGCAGCAGGCTGGAATTAGTGacctaaaatgtctttttttttccacatttcctttttatCCATCCAGGTCTGGCTGGTGAGGCTGAGGCCTCGGCTCTCTGGAACCATTCGCCGTGTCCTGGCAAGCACCGACGTGCTCATCCACGGGGGACAAGGCTGTACTTCCATCTTGCCCAAAATCACtctcagaggaggaggatgaggtcTCTCCACCCCACGCTGACTGGGTAGCTGCCTCCTTCCATGTCCTCGGCCAATGATCCAGCGGGATTTATCCACGgcgggacccccccatccccttcaTCTTCCCCATCCGGCACCGAAAAAGATGTGTACTCACCTGGGTCGGGAGCGATGCACTCGCACTTGTACATGGTCACGTAGTCCGGCTTGAAGTCTGAATTGATGGGGTAGTACTTAAAAGCTCCGATCATCTTCTTGATGGCGTCGTAGATGAAGATGAAGCTGATGAGGGTGGAGAAGCCTTCCTCCGTGAAGCGGGTGATGTACTTTATAATGAAGCTGGCGTCGGTGGCCACCAGGATAAGGCACTGTACGGCAGAGTGCAAGCCGATCCAGAGGCGAAACTCCATGTAGTCGATGCCGTTGCCTCTGAAAGCGGGGACAAGGCGAGAGCAGCCCCGTGAGAGCGCGCCGTGGGCTGGAGGACAGCTCCCAACCCGGTACAGATGGGTCCCGGTTCCCCCTGGCATCACCCAGCACCTACTTGCTGAAGTCGAAGAGCAGCTTCTCGAAGATGAGGATGGGGCCAGTGCTGCTGAGGATGATGAGCGGCTGCCCGGCGAAGAGGCAAAACATGGAGCCTGCCATCGCCGTGCCGAGGAAGCTCTCCATGACGCCCTGAGGATGGATCAAACCCAGCGTTATGGTGATGCTGGGCCATGTTACATTCCCACGGACAGCCCGGATGGAGATGGGAATTAACGACCTCTGCTTGGACCCATATAGGATGGTCGGGGCCGCGTCCTCTTGCTCCTGGCATTGCCATTGAGACGGGTT harbors:
- the SLC4A5 gene encoding electrogenic sodium bicarbonate cotransporter 4, producing the protein MDTLQHDGEEMEWKESARWIKFEEKVEEGGERWSKPHVSTLSLHSLFELRTCLQTGTVLLDLDGYSLPQIIDDVIEKQIEDGLLKPELREKISYVLLRKHRHQTKKPIHRSLADIGKSVSSNTTRSPVRSPAAGAAFHRSTEDLRMRQSASYGRLRHAQSRSMNDISDTPSTDQLKNKFIKKIPKDAEASNVLVGEVEFLEKPFVAFVRLLQATMLGGVTEVPVPTRFLFILLGPAGKAKSYNEIGRAIATLMVDDLFSDVAYKARDREDLIAGIDEFLDEVIVLPPGEWDPNIRIEPPKKVPSAEKRKSVFSLNEVGQMNGTAGGAGAGGGGGGSDDGEMPEVHEIGEELAWTGRFCGGLYLDIKRKLPWFPSDFYEGFHIQSISAILFIYLGCITNAITFGGLLGDATDNYQGVMESFLGTAMAGSMFCLFAGQPLIILSSTGPILIFEKLLFDFSKGNGIDYMEFRLWIGLHSAVQCLILVATDASFIIKYITRFTEEGFSTLISFIFIYDAIKKMIGAFKYYPINSDFKPDYVTMYKCECIAPDPANATLFDASAPVAPNTTNVSLYNAINLTALDWTQLSKKECLKYGGSLVGKSCKFVPDLALMSFILFFGTYSMTLTLKKFKFSRYFPTKVRAFIADFSNVFSILLFCGVDACFGLDTPKLHIPSIIKPTRVDRGWFVFPFGKNPWWVYLASALPALLVTILIFMDQQITAVIVNRKEHKLRKAAGYHLDLFWVGILMAVCSFMGLPWYVAATVISIAHIDSLKMETETSAPGEQPQFLGVREQRVTGIIVFVLTGISVFLAPILKYIPMPVLYGVFLYMGVASLNGIQFWDRCKLFLMPAKHQPDYVFLRHVPLRRIHLFTLVQIVCLAVLWILKSTVAAIIFPVMILALILVRRLLDFVFSQHDLAWIDNIIPEKEKKKEDDKKKKKKGNKADSSSDEEFPPPSVIKIPMEPLPSQPRNGGPHCLSRKRSSTWSFAF